The proteins below come from a single Pelecanus crispus isolate bPelCri1 chromosome 19, bPelCri1.pri, whole genome shotgun sequence genomic window:
- the PIH1D2 gene encoding PIH1 domain-containing protein 2 — translation MAGEALARAAQLWSLLDEMAENEPQAYRRLLRQQRAEAERLCAPPEPHLCLRARPAGAVREPLFINVCGWKRVPAPKAPSEPTPVSAGPLEEVSGDGDLYSIIDIAYNPDVLQRGEENPEKMEHLIRLTLKFVEERCNLILSYLYTIESFKLKGSLETMQQRLKGRQMPTPHLSQNTKKELTLNELLHAVEAEDCSNAPVLLKEESVTQSKVHLIEEITSTEMPEKLSTPVYEITTVKDANKKPLKIELKIELPKVSSVSECDLRISKDDIIIEVPEKYKLQLDLPELVDEETTTAVFHKGKRVLFISASCQARSLKTAFCPVHVHICQNKTKAQNENPNF, via the exons ATGGCGGGCGAGGCGCTGGCGCGGGCCGCGCAGCTCTGGTCGCTGCTGGACGAGATGGCGGAGAACGAGCCCCAGGCCTACCGCCGGCTCCTGCGGCAGCAGCGCGCCGAGGCCGAGCGGCTCTGCGCCCCGCCGGAGCCTCACCTGTGCCTGCGGGCCCGTCCCGCG GGCGCTGTCAGGGAGCCGCTGTTCATCAACGTCTGCGGCTGGAAAAGGGTCCCGGCGCCCAAGGCCCCCAGTGAGCCCACACCTGTCAGTGCGGGGCCGCTAGAAGAAGTGTCTGGCGACGGAG ACCTGTACAGCATTATAGATATTGCATATAACCCAGATGTTCTTcagaggggagaagaaaacccagaaaaaatgGAACACTTGATCCGTTTGACACTTAAATTCGTTGAGGAACGATGCAACCTTATTCTGTCTTATTTGTACACCATTGAATCATTCAAATTGAAAGGAAGCCTGGAAACAATGCAGCAGCGTCTGAAAGGAAGGCAGATGCCAACTCCACATCTCAGTCAGAACACTAAGAAGG aacTGACACTCAATGAGCTGCTACACGCTGTGGAAGCTGAGGACTGCAGCaatgctcctgtgctgctgaaggaagaaagTGTGACACAGTCTAAAGTGCATCTGATAGAGGAAATTACCAGTACTGAAATGCCAGAGAAGCTAAGTACCCCTGTCTATGAAATTACCACCGTGAAGGATGCAAACAAGAAACCACTCAAAATTGAACTCAAAATTGAATTGCCTAAGGTTAGCTCTGTTTCTGAGTGTGATCTGAGAATATCAAAG GATGACATAATCATTGAAGTCCCCGAAAAATACAAACTACAACTAGATCTGCCAGAATTGGTGGATGAAGAAACAACTACAGCAGTATTTCACAAAGGAAAACGGGTATTGTTTATCAGTGCCAGTTGCCAAGCCAGATCCTTAAAGACTGCATTCTGTCCAGTTCATGTTCACATATgtcagaacaaaacaaaagcccagaATGAGAATCCTAACTTTTAG